In Arthrobacter sp. UKPF54-2, the following are encoded in one genomic region:
- a CDS encoding SDR family NAD(P)-dependent oxidoreductase, with amino-acid sequence MESHGGVLRGRVAVVTGSTRGLGFAMARRLGSQGATVVVSSRSGADVAAAVERLRAEGIPAFGRRCDTGDFAGVEALRDEALCHGTLDIWVNNAGVSGVYGPTASTPVEDFTQVLRTNILGTFHGSRVALPVFLAQGHGDLVNLYGQGDRGPVALQNAYASSKRWVRQFTETLRRETRGTGVRVHGMNPGLVTTDLLRRITSQPGYEQRLGGLQIVVALWGQSPDEAAQPLLDLVTSHAAEFRDLTKVALITRGVRSVLAGRLRRANRMPLDVIVLGNQRPAARHQQH; translated from the coding sequence ATGGAATCACATGGGGGCGTCCTCCGCGGACGCGTTGCCGTGGTGACCGGGTCCACCCGCGGTCTGGGCTTCGCGATGGCGCGGCGCCTTGGCAGCCAAGGCGCGACGGTGGTGGTTTCCTCCCGGTCCGGAGCCGACGTGGCGGCGGCCGTCGAACGGTTGCGGGCGGAGGGGATCCCGGCGTTCGGACGACGCTGCGACACCGGTGACTTCGCCGGCGTCGAGGCACTTCGCGACGAAGCCCTCTGCCACGGGACTCTCGATATCTGGGTGAACAACGCCGGAGTTTCGGGCGTCTACGGACCGACGGCGTCCACGCCGGTCGAGGATTTCACGCAGGTTCTGCGCACAAACATCCTCGGCACCTTCCACGGGTCCAGGGTCGCGCTGCCAGTGTTTCTCGCCCAGGGCCACGGGGACCTCGTCAACCTGTACGGCCAGGGCGACCGGGGGCCGGTGGCGCTGCAGAACGCGTACGCCTCCAGTAAGCGTTGGGTCCGCCAGTTCACCGAAACCTTGCGTCGGGAGACCAGGGGCACCGGCGTCCGGGTGCACGGGATGAACCCCGGCCTGGTGACGACGGACCTGCTGCGACGCATCACATCCCAGCCGGGGTACGAGCAGCGACTTGGTGGGCTGCAGATCGTGGTTGCACTCTGGGGCCAGAGTCCTGACGAAGCCGCGCAGCCGCTCCTGGACCTCGTCACCTCTCACGCCGCGGAGTTCCGGGATCTGACCAAAGTGGCCTTGATAACACGGGGGGTGCGCAGCGTGCTGGCGGGGCGCCTCCGCCGCGCCAACCGCATGCCATTGGACGTCATCGTGCTGGGCAATCAAAGGCCAGCGGCGCGTCACCAGCAACATTAG
- a CDS encoding MFS transporter, whose product MTVFSELRMRPATAERWGWDASVTARLVMAGVVIFTLLVGANLATPLYPLLQAKLGITALDVTVAFSAYVLALVATLILAGHWSDHIGRRAALLVAVLVGLAGGFVFANADSLLALCAGRALQGAAVALATGASSAALRELLPSRPEWASRFTLLASAGGVAAGPAIGGMLSVLPGPTSTPYLLHSVVLLALLVPLYLLKARPAITSVAGPQPLKVLAPRRPSVSSEARGAFWLASAVGFLSFAVFGFCLSLAPGYFAQIVHADSRPLIGLLAGLTLAASALSQLLAVRGRFVVPAGLTLLAVSVLLIAAAAAISSPWLLIAASITAGLGQGVSFRTVFNDVAGKVEASRHAQIISTVYVITYLGSAFPVIGLGLAAGVFGLQAAVAGFVGLCAVFAVALAALTLRNALRAQA is encoded by the coding sequence ATGACCGTCTTCAGCGAACTTCGCATGCGCCCGGCCACGGCAGAACGCTGGGGCTGGGACGCCTCCGTCACCGCGCGCCTGGTGATGGCCGGCGTCGTGATTTTCACACTGCTGGTCGGCGCCAACCTCGCGACCCCGCTGTATCCGCTGCTGCAGGCCAAGCTCGGCATCACGGCCCTGGACGTTACGGTCGCGTTCTCCGCCTACGTGCTGGCGCTCGTGGCCACGCTGATCCTCGCCGGGCACTGGTCGGACCACATCGGCCGGCGCGCCGCGCTGCTGGTGGCCGTCCTGGTGGGCCTCGCCGGCGGCTTCGTCTTCGCCAACGCGGACAGCCTGCTGGCGCTGTGTGCGGGCCGGGCGCTGCAGGGGGCCGCCGTGGCGCTGGCCACCGGCGCCAGTTCCGCCGCCCTGCGCGAGCTGCTGCCCAGCCGGCCCGAGTGGGCCTCAAGGTTCACGCTGCTGGCCTCCGCCGGCGGCGTGGCGGCCGGGCCGGCGATCGGCGGAATGCTCTCCGTCCTCCCCGGGCCCACGTCCACGCCGTACCTCCTGCACTCCGTTGTCCTGCTGGCGCTGCTGGTGCCGCTCTACCTGCTCAAGGCCCGGCCCGCCATCACCTCTGTCGCCGGCCCGCAGCCGCTGAAGGTCCTCGCACCCCGCCGCCCCTCCGTCTCCAGCGAGGCCCGCGGCGCGTTCTGGCTCGCCTCGGCCGTCGGGTTCCTCAGCTTCGCGGTCTTCGGCTTCTGCCTCTCACTGGCGCCGGGCTACTTCGCGCAGATCGTCCACGCGGACTCCCGACCCCTGATCGGGCTCCTCGCGGGGCTGACCCTGGCAGCCTCGGCGCTGAGCCAGCTGCTCGCCGTGCGTGGCCGCTTCGTGGTGCCCGCCGGGCTGACCCTGCTGGCCGTCTCCGTGCTGCTGATCGCTGCGGCCGCGGCAATCAGCAGCCCATGGCTGCTGATCGCGGCCAGCATTACCGCAGGCCTCGGCCAGGGCGTCTCCTTCCGCACCGTTTTCAACGATGTGGCCGGGAAAGTGGAGGCATCCCGCCACGCCCAGATCATCAGCACCGTCTACGTGATCACCTACCTCGGCAGCGCCTTCCCGGTGATCGGGCTCGGTCTGGCCGCCGGCGTCTTCGGCCTGCAGGCCGCCGTGGCAGGCTTCGTCGGGCTCTGCGCTGTGTTTGCCGTTGCCCTAGCGGCGCTCACGCTGCGGAATGCCCTGCGTGCGCAGGCCTGA
- a CDS encoding AarF/ABC1/UbiB kinase family protein, whose amino-acid sequence MSARRDRFRHIVETLSRHGLGFALGQLGLDRLHVPGRPARLRAGTAGVPLPARVRLTLEDLGAVYIKFGQIVSTRTDVLPPEYAAELAKLQDASPPVPAGQIREVLAEELGPRADRLLAALQDVPLATGSIGQVHESTVEAPGGGSDDVVVKVRRPGVVEQVSEDLEIMAELAKRAEQASGTIAGFHVSALVDEFSQTMRAELDYLQEARNAEQFAENFAGDSRVHIPRVFWDTTTSRVLTLERVRGIKINDVEALRAAGIDPGGLAVAACNILLKMVFEDGFFHADPHPGNFFVEADGRLGIIDFGMVGQISDTARWNLVRVLLAVVEQDAGRLTTAMVQLCGATEAADASGLQASLGRLVGRYAGRPLAQVPIVPVLTELAALLRAHRLRLPRETALLVKMLIMADGLGKQLDPGFELTAQLAPFTRRILLGSLSPDALASRLKKLGWEALQFGTEAPEMARRLLEVLERGGLDVHFRADELDRLLDKAERTGNRIVAGLITAALIGAVGELVSVQPERWRGWPKALVTAGLGGVGALGGYLAVTSRHRRRG is encoded by the coding sequence ATGAGCGCGCGGCGGGACCGGTTCCGGCACATCGTGGAGACCTTGAGCAGGCACGGGCTGGGCTTCGCGCTGGGCCAGCTGGGCCTGGACCGGCTGCACGTGCCCGGCCGCCCCGCACGGCTGCGGGCCGGTACCGCCGGAGTGCCGCTGCCGGCCCGGGTGCGGCTGACGCTGGAGGACCTGGGCGCGGTCTACATCAAGTTCGGCCAGATCGTCTCCACCCGCACGGATGTGCTCCCGCCGGAATACGCCGCCGAACTGGCCAAGCTCCAGGACGCCTCCCCGCCAGTGCCCGCCGGGCAAATCCGCGAGGTCCTCGCCGAGGAGCTCGGGCCCCGCGCGGACCGGCTACTGGCGGCCCTGCAGGACGTTCCGCTCGCCACCGGCTCCATCGGCCAGGTGCACGAGTCAACGGTTGAAGCGCCCGGCGGCGGCAGCGACGACGTCGTCGTCAAGGTCCGGCGCCCCGGCGTCGTGGAACAGGTCAGCGAGGACCTGGAGATCATGGCCGAGCTCGCCAAACGGGCCGAACAGGCGTCGGGGACGATCGCCGGCTTCCACGTTTCCGCGCTGGTGGACGAGTTTTCCCAGACCATGCGGGCGGAGCTGGACTATCTGCAGGAGGCCCGGAACGCGGAGCAGTTCGCCGAAAACTTCGCCGGCGACAGCCGCGTCCATATCCCCCGCGTCTTCTGGGACACCACCACCTCCCGTGTGCTGACCCTCGAGCGTGTCCGCGGCATCAAGATCAACGACGTCGAGGCCCTGCGCGCGGCGGGGATCGACCCCGGCGGCCTCGCCGTCGCGGCCTGCAACATCCTGCTCAAGATGGTGTTCGAGGACGGCTTCTTCCACGCCGACCCCCACCCCGGGAACTTCTTTGTGGAAGCCGACGGACGCCTCGGCATCATCGACTTCGGCATGGTGGGCCAGATCAGCGACACGGCACGCTGGAACCTGGTCCGGGTGCTGCTGGCCGTCGTCGAGCAGGACGCCGGACGCCTCACCACCGCCATGGTGCAGCTCTGCGGGGCGACGGAGGCCGCCGACGCGAGCGGCCTGCAAGCGTCGTTGGGCCGCCTCGTGGGCCGCTACGCCGGCCGGCCGCTGGCGCAGGTGCCGATCGTCCCAGTGCTGACCGAACTGGCGGCGCTGCTGCGCGCGCACCGGCTCCGGCTGCCGCGCGAGACCGCCCTGCTGGTGAAGATGCTGATCATGGCGGACGGGCTTGGCAAGCAGCTCGATCCGGGGTTCGAGCTAACCGCTCAGCTGGCACCGTTCACGCGCAGGATCCTCCTCGGCTCGCTGTCCCCCGACGCGTTGGCCTCTCGGTTGAAGAAGCTCGGCTGGGAGGCGCTGCAATTCGGCACGGAGGCGCCGGAGATGGCGCGCCGGCTGCTGGAGGTGCTCGAACGTGGCGGCCTGGACGTCCACTTCCGGGCGGACGAGCTGGACCGGCTGCTGGACAAGGCTGAACGGACCGGCAACCGGATTGTGGCCGGACTGATCACCGCGGCCCTGATCGGCGCCGTGGGGGAACTCGTGTCCGTCCAGCCGGAGCGCTGGCGGGGATGGCCGAAAGCCCTCGTCACTGCGGGCCTCGGCGGGGTGGGCGCCCTCGGCGGCTACCTGGCCGTCACCTCCCGGCACCGGCGGCGGGGGTAA
- a CDS encoding Lrp/AsnC family transcriptional regulator, which translates to MSTPTKNVRPAAGTSEPLDAIDERLLAALVADARISNKHLAELVGIAPSTALMRTRALSDRGIIQGFEAKLSLAAVGRSVQALIAVRLRAHDREQIDRFTARVPKLPAVLSTFHTSGSVDYLLHIAVATTEDLRDWVLDNLATDPVVGHTETTLVFDHIQGNHGPLPD; encoded by the coding sequence GTGAGCACCCCCACGAAGAATGTTCGGCCCGCAGCAGGCACCAGCGAACCCCTGGACGCCATTGACGAGCGCCTCCTCGCCGCCCTGGTCGCGGACGCCCGGATCTCCAACAAGCACCTGGCCGAACTGGTGGGGATTGCCCCGTCCACGGCGTTGATGCGCACCCGGGCGTTGTCCGATCGCGGCATCATCCAGGGCTTTGAAGCCAAACTCAGCCTCGCCGCCGTGGGCCGCTCGGTGCAGGCGCTGATCGCCGTCCGGCTGCGCGCCCACGACCGCGAACAAATCGACCGCTTCACCGCCCGGGTGCCGAAACTGCCCGCCGTGCTCTCCACCTTCCACACCTCCGGCTCGGTGGACTACCTGCTGCACATCGCCGTCGCCACCACCGAGGACCTGCGCGACTGGGTACTGGACAACCTGGCAACGGATCCGGTGGTGGGCCACACCGAGACCACCCTCGTGTTCGACCACATCCAGGGCAACCACGGACCGCTGCCGGACTAA
- a CDS encoding Lrp/AsnC family transcriptional regulator, which yields MNSLDPTDLKILLELIKDPRIQIGELSDVLGIARNTAQSRVRRMLRSGLLHDGGREIDLEAVGYDVVAFVTIEVNHRELDGVVGALRLIPQVLEVHEISGRGDVWCRVVATDTHNLQSALRSILRIKGVIRTETVLALHTHIPYRTEPLISRLAQGSALAPGRSASRRAGAAEPG from the coding sequence ATGAACAGCCTGGACCCCACCGACCTGAAGATTCTGCTCGAACTGATCAAGGATCCGCGGATCCAGATCGGCGAACTCAGCGACGTCCTGGGCATCGCCCGGAACACGGCCCAGTCGCGGGTGCGCCGGATGTTGCGCTCGGGCCTGCTGCACGACGGCGGCCGGGAAATCGACCTGGAGGCGGTGGGCTACGACGTCGTCGCCTTCGTCACGATCGAGGTGAACCACCGCGAGCTCGACGGCGTGGTGGGCGCCCTGCGCCTGATCCCCCAGGTCCTCGAGGTCCACGAAATCTCCGGCCGCGGCGACGTCTGGTGCCGCGTGGTCGCCACCGACACCCACAATCTTCAGTCCGCGCTGCGGTCCATCCTACGGATCAAAGGCGTGATCCGGACCGAAACCGTGCTCGCCCTGCACACCCATATTCCGTACCGCACGGAGCCGCTGATCAGCCGGCTGGCCCAGGGCAGTGCACTGGCGCCCGGGCGGTCCGCGTCGCGCCGGGCCGGTGCCGCGGAACCCGGCTAG
- a CDS encoding ABC-F family ATP-binding cassette domain-containing protein, which produces MSLIRLHDVSVRFDNNQVLREAFFRLEPGDRVGLIGKNGSGKTTILKLILDQVAPDTGTVSIELGTRVGYFSQFSELNGESTITEVLDGLFAVIKAVEAELAAIDAAIAADPAADELDRLIVRQAALFEDMDRLDGWDYPRRIDTVLTTLGFDDAHRHCAIDALSGGWRNRAALAKILLERPDVLLLDEPTNFLDVAGVEWLENWFRDFKGAAVIVSHDRTFLGAVVTRIIEVENYHLHEYPGNFGEYVIQKQFRLKTLEQQFVHESELLAFEAEGIADRREAAKAAGRGLGNQLAKIKKSRTPRPVDQIVTEIYGGLHVKDVLCRVQGLGKAYGDKLLFEDLSFEIRKGNRIAVLGANGSGKSTLLKVLTGEEQADTGEVAWAKGPGFVSYNRMLEELDDGDTVSHAVNALPDSLAFSATKKSVNRFLAMFQFSEADLKQKIGNLSGGQKARVAMAQCLLSGASVLLLDEPTNHLDLSSTQVMERALLHFPGAVVVVSHDRFFTEKIATRQLIFGAAGAGPGEVGQRAA; this is translated from the coding sequence GTGAGCCTGATCCGGCTGCATGACGTCAGCGTCCGCTTCGACAACAACCAGGTCCTCCGTGAGGCCTTCTTCCGGCTCGAACCCGGGGACCGGGTGGGCCTGATCGGCAAGAACGGATCCGGCAAGACCACCATCCTGAAGCTGATCCTCGACCAGGTGGCCCCGGATACCGGCACGGTCAGCATCGAACTCGGGACCAGGGTGGGCTACTTCTCCCAGTTCTCCGAACTGAACGGCGAATCGACCATCACCGAGGTCCTCGACGGGCTCTTCGCCGTGATCAAGGCCGTGGAAGCCGAACTGGCCGCCATCGACGCCGCCATCGCTGCGGACCCCGCCGCCGATGAGCTGGACCGGCTGATCGTGCGGCAGGCCGCACTCTTCGAGGACATGGACCGGCTGGACGGCTGGGATTACCCGCGCCGCATCGACACCGTGCTGACCACCCTGGGGTTCGACGACGCCCACCGCCACTGCGCGATCGATGCGCTCTCCGGTGGCTGGCGCAACCGGGCGGCGCTGGCAAAGATCTTGCTCGAGCGTCCGGACGTGTTGTTGCTCGACGAACCCACTAACTTCCTCGACGTCGCCGGCGTCGAATGGCTGGAGAACTGGTTCCGCGACTTCAAGGGAGCGGCCGTGATCGTCTCGCACGACCGGACGTTCCTGGGCGCCGTCGTCACCCGGATCATCGAGGTGGAGAACTACCACCTGCACGAATACCCCGGAAACTTCGGCGAATACGTCATCCAGAAACAGTTCCGGCTCAAGACCCTTGAGCAGCAGTTCGTGCACGAATCCGAACTGCTCGCGTTTGAAGCCGAAGGGATCGCCGACCGCCGCGAAGCCGCCAAGGCCGCCGGCCGCGGGCTGGGCAACCAGCTGGCCAAAATCAAGAAGTCCCGCACACCCCGTCCCGTGGACCAGATCGTCACTGAGATCTACGGCGGCCTGCACGTCAAGGACGTCCTCTGCCGGGTGCAGGGGCTGGGCAAGGCCTACGGCGACAAGCTCCTGTTCGAGGACCTGAGCTTCGAAATCCGCAAGGGCAACCGGATCGCGGTACTCGGCGCCAACGGCAGCGGCAAATCCACCCTGCTGAAGGTCCTGACCGGCGAGGAGCAGGCCGACACCGGCGAGGTGGCCTGGGCCAAGGGCCCCGGGTTCGTGTCCTACAACCGGATGCTGGAAGAGCTCGACGACGGCGATACCGTCTCGCACGCGGTCAACGCCCTGCCGGACAGCCTGGCGTTCAGCGCCACGAAGAAGTCCGTCAACCGCTTCCTGGCGATGTTCCAGTTCTCCGAAGCGGACCTCAAGCAGAAGATCGGCAACCTCTCCGGCGGCCAGAAGGCGCGCGTGGCCATGGCGCAGTGCCTGCTCTCCGGCGCCTCGGTGCTGCTGCTCGATGAACCCACCAACCACCTGGACCTCTCCAGCACCCAGGTGATGGAGCGGGCGCTGCTGCATTTCCCCGGCGCGGTCGTGGTGGTCAGCCATGACCGGTTCTTTACCGAGAAGATTGCCACCCGCCAGCTCATCTTCGGCGCGGCCGGCGCCGGCCCCGGAGAGGTCGGGCAGCGGGCCGCCTAG
- a CDS encoding PLP-dependent aspartate aminotransferase family protein: MLSQDSLAVHAGRNGLTELGVHAVPIDLSTTAPLPSVHDGGLAYEQMATGGPHLDGQSTVYQRLWNPTVARFEEGVALLEATEEAVAFATGMAALSAVLLAVVGTGKKHVVAVRPLYGGSDHLLASGVLGTEVTFTTPEGIRAAMRPDTGLVILETPANPSLELVDIAAAAAAADGVPLLVDNTFATPILQQPYRHGAAMVLHSATKFFGGHGDAMGGVVAASPEWAVRLRQIRAITGGILTPWPAYLLHRGLATLPVRVRAQQAGAEKVAASLAGHELIRRVYFPGLPECDPRGLIGTQMAGPGSLLAFELASAEHAERVPAAVSMITHAVSLGGIDTLIQHPAGLTHRPVAAEAKPHASLLRLSVGLEDPADIVADLVQALEATR, translated from the coding sequence GTGCTTTCTCAAGACTCGCTGGCGGTCCACGCCGGCCGGAACGGCCTGACGGAACTCGGCGTCCACGCTGTCCCGATCGATCTCTCCACCACGGCCCCGCTGCCCTCGGTCCACGACGGCGGACTCGCCTACGAACAGATGGCCACCGGCGGCCCGCATCTGGACGGCCAGAGCACGGTCTACCAGCGGCTGTGGAATCCCACCGTCGCCCGCTTCGAGGAAGGCGTCGCCCTGCTCGAGGCCACGGAAGAAGCCGTCGCATTTGCCACCGGCATGGCCGCCCTGAGCGCCGTGCTGCTCGCCGTCGTCGGCACCGGGAAGAAGCACGTGGTGGCGGTGCGCCCGCTCTACGGCGGCAGCGACCACCTGCTGGCCTCCGGGGTGCTCGGGACCGAGGTCACCTTCACCACCCCCGAGGGCATCCGCGCGGCGATGCGTCCCGACACCGGACTCGTCATCCTGGAAACCCCTGCCAACCCCAGCCTGGAGCTCGTCGACATTGCCGCCGCGGCGGCCGCGGCGGACGGGGTGCCGCTGCTCGTGGACAACACCTTCGCCACCCCCATCCTCCAGCAGCCCTACCGGCACGGGGCTGCGATGGTGCTGCACAGCGCCACCAAGTTCTTCGGCGGCCACGGCGACGCGATGGGCGGCGTCGTCGCCGCTTCCCCGGAGTGGGCCGTCCGGCTGCGCCAGATCCGCGCCATCACCGGCGGCATCCTGACGCCGTGGCCGGCGTACCTGCTGCACCGCGGGCTGGCCACATTGCCGGTCCGGGTGCGGGCGCAGCAGGCCGGTGCCGAGAAGGTCGCGGCCTCCCTCGCCGGGCACGAGCTGATCCGCCGGGTCTATTTCCCGGGCCTGCCGGAGTGTGATCCGCGGGGCCTGATCGGAACGCAGATGGCGGGCCCCGGTTCGCTGCTGGCGTTTGAGCTGGCCAGTGCCGAGCACGCCGAGCGTGTCCCGGCCGCCGTCAGCATGATCACGCACGCCGTCTCGCTCGGCGGCATCGATACGCTGATCCAGCACCCCGCGGGGCTGACCCACCGGCCGGTGGCCGCGGAGGCCAAGCCGCACGCCAGCCTGCTGCGGCTGTCCGTGGGGCTGGAGGATCCGGCGGACATCGTGGCGGACCTGGTCCAGGCCCTCGAGGCAACCCGCTAG
- the corA gene encoding magnesium/cobalt transporter CorA codes for MTIIDNAVYVDGVRRAEPSSLEQTVETLTEHGGMAWIGLYRPTEEEMAAVAAEFGLHGLAVEDAISAHQRPKLERYDDNLFTVLRPARYLDETETVEFGELHVFTGRNFVVTVRHAETAVVGLVRRRLEHRPDLLCHGPEAVLYALMDQVVDDYGPVVAGLENDIDEIEDQLFSGDPLVSRRIYELAREVIHFQRAIHPLPAMMQQLRRGFEKYQVDTELQHSLRDVEDHVERLISRADSFRDLLQNALTLDGTLTANRQNEASAEQNEQVKKISSWAAIFFAPSFVAGVYGMNFERMPELQWTYGYPMAIGLMAATAALMYGIFKRKGWL; via the coding sequence GTGACTATCATTGACAACGCCGTCTACGTCGACGGTGTGCGCCGCGCCGAGCCGAGCAGCCTGGAACAGACCGTCGAGACCCTGACCGAACATGGCGGCATGGCCTGGATCGGCCTGTACCGCCCGACCGAAGAGGAAATGGCCGCCGTCGCGGCGGAATTCGGCCTGCACGGGCTGGCGGTGGAAGACGCGATCTCCGCGCACCAGCGCCCCAAGCTGGAACGCTACGACGACAATCTGTTCACCGTGCTGCGCCCGGCCCGGTACCTGGACGAGACGGAGACCGTCGAGTTCGGTGAGCTGCATGTCTTTACCGGCCGGAACTTCGTGGTGACGGTCCGGCACGCCGAGACAGCCGTCGTCGGCCTGGTCCGGCGCCGGCTGGAGCACCGCCCGGACCTTCTTTGCCACGGCCCCGAAGCCGTGCTCTACGCGCTGATGGACCAGGTGGTCGATGACTACGGTCCGGTGGTGGCCGGGCTGGAGAACGACATCGACGAAATTGAAGACCAGCTGTTCAGCGGCGACCCGCTGGTGTCCCGGCGCATCTACGAGCTCGCGCGCGAGGTCATCCATTTCCAGCGGGCGATCCACCCGCTGCCGGCCATGATGCAGCAGCTCCGCCGGGGGTTCGAGAAGTACCAGGTGGACACCGAGCTGCAGCACAGCCTGCGCGACGTCGAGGACCACGTGGAACGGCTGATCTCGCGCGCCGATTCGTTCCGGGACCTACTGCAGAACGCGCTCACCCTCGACGGCACCCTGACCGCCAACCGCCAGAACGAGGCCAGCGCCGAACAGAACGAGCAGGTCAAGAAGATCTCGTCCTGGGCGGCGATCTTCTTCGCCCCGTCCTTTGTGGCCGGTGTGTACGGCATGAACTTCGAGCGGATGCCGGAGCTGCAGTGGACCTACGGCTACCCGATGGCGATCGGCCTGATGGCGGCCACCGCGGCCCTGATGTACGGCATTTTCAAGCGCAAGGGCTGGCTCTAG